From the Flavimarina sp. Hel_I_48 genome, one window contains:
- a CDS encoding amino acid carrier protein — protein sequence MKKIIFLFCILFSALSSAQELQVSAEVSNPSTNINDGVATITVKGGTAPYSYKWSDQNTPLSSNTAQSLTEGVTHKVVVSDATGNTVTEEFKIDAESITEIFNGTMTPAVAGLGSVLFWDPFAASGIYDPVIYSDLKMVAIPGWSSISATSYTLAEWLKPDGANVKEGDPIARISQSDGTEQTVTASANGKLIHLEEQGGMIYNPENQKHVIETNADVFAEIEYDDPVALEFPNGDKQTTSIPFIVVWLIFGAAFFTVRMGFINFRGFSHSLELAKGKYDDPDAPGSITHFQALATAVSATVGLGNIAGVAVAVSLGGAGATFWMIVAGLLGMSSKFVECTLGVKYRNILPDGRVFGGPMNYLRYGLEKRNMGGLGKVLAAFFAVLAIGASFGGGNMFQANQSFEILSGQFPALVGNGFWFGVTVAVLVGVVIIGGINSIAKVTGKIVPIMAGVYVLGALTVIFINIENIGPAFSAIIDGAFSPSALKGGILGVLIVGFQRAAFSNEAGVGSAAIAHSVAKTNHPPSEGFVALLEPFIDTVVVCTLTALVLIFTGMHEVTGVAGADLTSDAFGSVISWFPYVLAAAVFLFAFSTMISWSYYGMRAWTYLFGKSKKMELLYKILFLFFVIVGASVSLGAVLDFSDMMILAMSFPNIIGLYIMSGEVRKDLREYFRKLKANELFKNDKVVKNKAN from the coding sequence ATGAAGAAAATTATTTTTCTTTTTTGCATTCTTTTTTCGGCGTTATCCAGCGCTCAGGAGCTTCAGGTTTCCGCAGAAGTTTCAAATCCAAGTACTAACATAAACGATGGTGTTGCCACAATAACGGTAAAAGGTGGTACTGCTCCTTATTCCTATAAATGGAGCGACCAGAACACACCTTTAAGTTCTAATACGGCACAATCGCTAACAGAAGGGGTTACCCATAAAGTGGTGGTTAGTGATGCTACTGGAAACACTGTTACCGAAGAATTTAAAATAGACGCCGAGTCTATCACCGAAATTTTTAACGGTACCATGACCCCAGCGGTTGCCGGTCTGGGATCTGTACTTTTCTGGGATCCTTTTGCTGCCAGCGGTATCTATGACCCTGTTATATATTCTGACTTAAAAATGGTAGCCATACCGGGATGGTCGTCTATAAGTGCAACGAGCTACACCCTGGCGGAGTGGCTGAAACCTGACGGAGCCAACGTGAAAGAGGGGGATCCCATAGCCAGGATTTCCCAGAGTGATGGTACAGAGCAAACCGTTACCGCAAGTGCAAATGGAAAACTAATACATCTGGAAGAGCAGGGTGGCATGATCTATAACCCAGAAAACCAAAAACATGTTATTGAAACCAATGCAGATGTTTTTGCGGAAATTGAATATGACGACCCTGTTGCATTAGAGTTTCCTAACGGTGATAAGCAGACTACAAGTATTCCTTTTATTGTGGTTTGGTTGATTTTTGGTGCTGCCTTCTTTACGGTAAGAATGGGCTTTATCAACTTTAGGGGCTTTAGCCACAGTCTTGAATTGGCCAAAGGTAAATATGATGATCCTGATGCTCCTGGGAGTATAACGCATTTTCAGGCATTGGCAACTGCGGTTTCTGCAACGGTGGGTCTGGGTAATATTGCGGGGGTCGCCGTAGCCGTTTCATTGGGTGGCGCAGGTGCTACTTTCTGGATGATCGTGGCAGGCCTTTTAGGGATGTCCTCTAAATTTGTGGAATGTACCCTGGGGGTGAAATACAGAAATATCCTTCCGGATGGTCGTGTTTTTGGTGGACCAATGAATTATCTGCGTTACGGATTAGAAAAACGTAACATGGGAGGTCTGGGTAAAGTACTGGCAGCATTTTTTGCCGTACTGGCTATTGGAGCTTCTTTTGGAGGTGGAAATATGTTTCAGGCCAATCAATCTTTTGAAATTCTTAGTGGTCAGTTTCCAGCTTTAGTAGGTAATGGATTCTGGTTTGGGGTTACCGTAGCCGTTTTAGTAGGTGTGGTAATCATAGGTGGTATAAACAGTATCGCAAAGGTAACAGGTAAAATTGTTCCCATCATGGCCGGCGTTTATGTGCTGGGTGCATTAACGGTTATCTTTATAAATATCGAAAATATTGGTCCGGCGTTTTCTGCGATCATAGACGGGGCATTTAGTCCGAGCGCACTTAAAGGTGGGATCCTGGGCGTGCTTATCGTAGGTTTTCAACGTGCGGCATTTTCTAATGAAGCTGGTGTGGGTTCTGCGGCTATTGCACACAGTGTGGCCAAAACAAACCATCCTCCTTCCGAAGGTTTTGTGGCGCTTTTAGAACCTTTTATTGATACCGTTGTTGTGTGTACACTTACAGCACTGGTTTTAATTTTTACGGGTATGCACGAGGTTACCGGTGTTGCTGGTGCAGATTTGACTTCAGATGCCTTTGGTAGTGTGATCTCCTGGTTTCCCTATGTCCTGGCTGCCGCGGTTTTCCTTTTTGCATTTTCCACGATGATTTCCTGGTCCTACTATGGTATGCGTGCCTGGACGTACCTCTTCGGAAAAAGTAAAAAAATGGAATTGCTCTATAAGATTTTGTTCTTGTTCTTTGTAATTGTGGGAGCCTCGGTGAGCCTTGGGGCGGTACTGGACTTTTCTGATATGATGATCCTGGCCATGTCATTTCCTAATATTATAGGTCTTTATATCATGAGCGGTGAAGTGCGGAAGGATCTGCGGGAATATTTCCGTAAATTGAAGGCAAACGAACTTTTTAAGAATGATAAAGTCGTAAAAAATAAGGCCAACTAA
- a CDS encoding ComEA family DNA-binding protein has product MKIIKSHFVLNREQRSGILLLVLLICVCLAVTYFRDFSQKIPENDPKMAVFQAKIDSIKALKTADTIPKIYPFNPNFISDYKGYVLGLSLKQIDKLHQFRETDQWINSTADFKKVTGVSDSLLAVISPYFKFPDWVVNAQAKKPFTGNKKKSTAQKNDINTASVEDLLLVKELNEELAIRIVNYRKRLGGFLEDNQLFDVYGLPSAVVFKIKDEFTVQTRPEITPINVNEANASDLSTISFITFDIAREIINYRELHEGINDLDELLKIEGINAYKLERIKLYLSSSQK; this is encoded by the coding sequence ATGAAAATTATAAAATCCCACTTCGTACTTAACAGAGAGCAACGGAGTGGGATTTTACTATTAGTACTATTGATTTGTGTCTGTCTGGCGGTAACTTATTTTCGGGATTTTAGTCAAAAAATACCTGAAAATGACCCTAAAATGGCTGTTTTTCAGGCGAAAATAGACTCCATCAAAGCACTCAAAACAGCGGATACAATACCCAAAATCTATCCCTTCAACCCTAATTTTATTTCTGATTATAAAGGATATGTGCTTGGCCTTTCCCTAAAACAAATTGATAAACTTCACCAATTTAGGGAAACCGATCAATGGATCAATTCAACTGCAGATTTTAAGAAAGTTACCGGTGTTTCAGATTCATTATTGGCGGTAATTTCACCGTACTTCAAATTTCCGGATTGGGTTGTCAATGCCCAGGCCAAAAAACCTTTTACTGGAAACAAGAAGAAGTCCACTGCCCAGAAGAACGATATCAATACCGCTTCCGTAGAGGATTTGCTTCTGGTAAAAGAATTGAATGAAGAGCTGGCTATACGCATTGTAAATTATAGGAAACGGCTGGGTGGTTTTCTTGAGGACAACCAGCTTTTTGATGTTTACGGACTTCCCAGTGCGGTCGTTTTTAAAATCAAAGATGAGTTTACGGTGCAAACCAGGCCAGAAATAACCCCCATAAATGTGAATGAAGCGAATGCGTCAGATCTTTCAACCATTTCCTTCATTACCTTTGATATCGCAAGGGAGATTATAAATTATAGGGAACTACACGAGGGAATCAATGACCTTGATGAACTGCTTAAAATAGAAGGTATAAACGCTTATAAGTTAGAACGAATTAAATTATATTTGTCATCCAGCCAAAAATAG
- a CDS encoding acyl-CoA dehydrogenase family protein: MKNTYFTEEHELFRQSLRDFLVKEVVPNIDEWEKTGSIDSGIWKKFGDMGFFGIHYPEKYGGLNLDVFYTVIFLEELQKINSGGFAAAMWAHSYLAMTHLNAEGDERIKEKYLVPSIAGEMIGCLCITEPFGGSDVAGMRSTAKLEGDHYILNGSKTFITNGVCSDYLVVAAKTDADAGNKGMSIFVLDREMEGISATKLDKLGWRASDTGEIAFDNVKVPRENLMGEEGQGFPYIMQHFALERLIMGINAHARAEFALEYAMNYMEERTAFGKKINKFQALRHKISEMATDVEICKTFNYAVADNLSKGEYVVKEASMSKLKSTKVADEVIYDCLQMLGGYGYMEDYPLARMFRDSRLGPIGGGTSEILKEIIAKMIIDKKEYKPAAR; encoded by the coding sequence ATGAAGAACACATATTTTACAGAAGAGCATGAGCTCTTTAGGCAGAGCTTACGGGATTTTCTAGTGAAAGAAGTAGTCCCAAATATTGATGAATGGGAAAAAACCGGAAGTATAGACAGCGGCATCTGGAAAAAATTTGGGGATATGGGCTTTTTTGGTATTCATTATCCTGAAAAATATGGAGGTCTTAATCTTGATGTTTTTTATACCGTTATTTTTCTGGAAGAACTTCAGAAAATCAATTCTGGCGGTTTTGCCGCTGCTATGTGGGCGCATTCCTACCTGGCCATGACGCATCTCAATGCAGAAGGTGATGAGCGAATCAAAGAAAAATATCTGGTACCCAGTATTGCGGGAGAAATGATAGGCTGCCTTTGCATAACAGAGCCATTTGGTGGTTCTGATGTGGCGGGGATGCGAAGTACCGCAAAACTTGAAGGGGATCATTATATACTAAACGGTTCAAAAACCTTTATTACAAACGGAGTATGTTCAGATTATCTGGTTGTAGCTGCAAAAACCGATGCTGACGCCGGTAATAAAGGCATGAGTATTTTTGTTCTTGATCGCGAGATGGAAGGTATAAGCGCTACCAAACTGGATAAATTGGGCTGGCGCGCTTCAGACACGGGCGAGATCGCTTTTGATAATGTAAAAGTTCCCAGAGAGAACCTTATGGGAGAAGAAGGTCAGGGATTTCCCTACATAATGCAACATTTTGCCTTAGAGCGGCTAATTATGGGAATCAATGCACATGCCCGTGCAGAATTTGCCCTTGAATATGCCATGAATTATATGGAGGAGCGTACAGCTTTCGGAAAAAAGATAAATAAATTTCAGGCGCTACGACATAAAATTTCAGAAATGGCCACAGATGTTGAGATCTGTAAAACCTTTAATTATGCCGTTGCAGATAATCTAAGCAAAGGGGAGTATGTAGTCAAGGAGGCGAGTATGTCCAAATTAAAGTCAACCAAAGTTGCTGATGAGGTAATTTATGATTGCCTGCAGATGCTGGGCGGCTATGGCTATATGGAAGATTACCCGCTGGCAAGAATGTTTAGGGACAGCAGACTGGGCCCCATAGGTGGAGGTACTTCAGAAATATTAAAAGAGATCATAGCAAAAATGATCATTGATAAGAAAGAATATAAACCGGCAGCGAGATAG
- the rpsU gene encoding 30S ribosomal protein S21: protein MLIIPVKDGENIDRALKRFKRKFDRTGTMRRLRDRQSFTKPSVERRKEIQKASYIQGLRDKENI from the coding sequence ATGTTAATTATACCAGTTAAAGACGGAGAGAATATCGATAGGGCGCTTAAGCGTTTTAAAAGGAAGTTTGATAGAACGGGAACAATGCGTAGGCTGCGTGACCGTCAGAGTTTCACTAAGCCTTCAGTAGAACGAAGGAAGGAGATTCAAAAAGCTTCTTACATACAAGGGCTTCGCGACAAAGAGAATATCTAG
- a CDS encoding tyrosine-type recombinase/integrase: protein MEYLKLEKHYSAHTLLAYEKDITSFFVFTETEYETTSPGSVTYAMVRGWIVLLSESKIANRSINRKIASLKTFYKFLQKTGDVAVSPLARHKSIKTKSKVQVPFSSQEIDDVLEPLSGASSFKDLRDQLLIELLYTTGMRRSELINLKLGDINRGEGVLKVLGKRNKERFIPIIDSLDAIFELYLEKRSAEFKNNDVPFVLLTNKGVKMYNTLVYRIINNYFSAVSQKVKTSPHMLRHTFATHLLNNGADLNAVKELLGHSSLASTQIYTHNSIAQLQKVHGLAHPRNRKDTDEMN, encoded by the coding sequence TTGGAATATTTAAAGCTAGAAAAGCACTACAGCGCACATACGCTTCTCGCTTATGAAAAGGACATTACATCTTTTTTTGTTTTCACGGAAACGGAATATGAAACCACGTCTCCAGGTAGCGTTACCTATGCAATGGTGCGTGGATGGATCGTTCTTCTTTCGGAATCAAAAATAGCAAATCGCAGTATCAACCGTAAAATTGCTTCTCTAAAGACATTTTATAAATTTCTGCAGAAAACAGGGGATGTTGCTGTTTCACCCCTCGCTCGTCATAAATCAATAAAGACAAAGTCAAAAGTTCAGGTTCCTTTTTCATCTCAGGAAATAGACGATGTGCTGGAGCCCTTAAGCGGTGCATCAAGTTTTAAGGATTTACGGGATCAACTCTTGATAGAGCTTCTGTATACAACAGGCATGCGGCGCAGCGAACTGATCAATCTTAAATTAGGGGATATTAACAGGGGAGAGGGCGTGCTTAAAGTTCTGGGAAAGCGTAATAAAGAACGTTTTATACCTATTATTGATAGTTTAGATGCCATTTTTGAACTTTATCTGGAAAAAAGATCCGCTGAATTTAAAAATAATGATGTGCCCTTTGTTTTATTGACAAACAAGGGCGTTAAAATGTATAACACACTTGTTTATAGAATAATAAATAATTATTTTAGTGCAGTATCTCAAAAAGTAAAAACCAGTCCACATATGTTGCGCCATACATTTGCGACTCATTTACTGAACAATGGTGCAGATTTGAATGCGGTAAAAGAATTGCTGGGACATAGCAGCCTGGCCTCAACGCAAATATATACGCACAATAGCATTGCGCAGCTGCAAAAGGTACATGGCCTGGCACACCCGCGTAATAGAAAAGATACGGATGAGATGAATTAG
- the hpf gene encoding ribosome hibernation-promoting factor, HPF/YfiA family has protein sequence MKVNVQNPNFTADQKLIDFIGRKLSKLEQYYDKIIYADVFLKVQKTSGRENKIVEILLSVPGNEFIVKKQANSFEAGTDNCTQSLQRQLMRQKEKNRAVA, from the coding sequence ATGAAAGTAAATGTGCAAAACCCCAATTTCACAGCAGATCAAAAATTGATTGATTTCATAGGTCGAAAGCTATCTAAGCTGGAACAGTATTATGATAAGATAATTTATGCTGATGTGTTTCTCAAAGTACAAAAAACCAGCGGTCGTGAAAATAAGATAGTTGAAATATTATTAAGTGTTCCCGGAAATGAGTTTATCGTGAAGAAACAGGCAAACAGTTTTGAAGCTGGTACAGATAACTGTACACAGTCTTTACAACGTCAATTAATGAGGCAGAAAGAGAAAAATAGGGCAGTTGCTTAA
- the tuf gene encoding elongation factor Tu, with amino-acid sequence MAKATFDRSKPHLNIGTIGHVDHGKTTLTAAITTVLSSTGLSELRSFDSIDNAPEEKERGITINTSHVEYATENRHYAHVDCPGHADYVKNMVTGAAQMDGAILVVAATDGPMPQTREHILLGRQVGIPRIVVFMNKVDMVDDEELLELVEMEVRDLLSFYEYDGDNGPVIQGSALGALNGEQKWVDKVLELMQAVDDWIELPKRDVDKPFLMPIEDVFSITGRGTVATGRIETGVANTGDPVEIIGMGAGKLTSTITGVEMFRKILDRGEAGDNVGILLRGIEKSQITRGMVITKPASVTPHQKFKAEVYILKKEEGGRHTPFHNNYRPQFYVRTTDVTGTITLSDGVEMVMPGDNLTINVELIQPIAMTVGLRFAIREGGRTVGAGQVTEILD; translated from the coding sequence ATGGCAAAGGCAACTTTTGATCGCTCCAAACCGCACTTAAATATAGGTACCATTGGACACGTGGATCACGGTAAAACAACTTTAACAGCTGCTATTACGACCGTACTTTCTAGTACAGGTCTTTCTGAGTTGAGAAGTTTTGACTCTATTGACAACGCTCCTGAAGAAAAAGAGCGCGGTATTACAATTAATACTTCTCACGTTGAATACGCTACAGAAAACCGTCACTATGCGCACGTTGACTGTCCTGGTCACGCGGATTATGTGAAGAACATGGTTACTGGTGCTGCCCAGATGGACGGTGCTATATTAGTGGTTGCTGCGACAGATGGACCTATGCCTCAAACGCGTGAGCATATCCTTCTTGGACGTCAGGTAGGTATTCCTCGTATCGTTGTATTCATGAACAAGGTGGATATGGTTGATGATGAAGAACTTCTTGAGCTAGTTGAGATGGAAGTACGTGATCTATTGAGCTTTTATGAGTATGACGGTGACAATGGTCCTGTTATTCAAGGATCTGCTTTAGGTGCACTTAATGGTGAGCAAAAATGGGTTGATAAAGTTTTAGAACTTATGCAAGCTGTTGATGATTGGATCGAATTGCCAAAGCGTGATGTTGATAAGCCATTCTTGATGCCTATCGAAGATGTATTCTCTATTACTGGTCGTGGTACTGTTGCAACTGGTCGTATTGAAACTGGTGTTGCTAATACAGGGGATCCGGTAGAGATCATTGGTATGGGTGCTGGTAAACTTACCTCTACTATTACGGGTGTTGAAATGTTCCGTAAGATTTTGGATAGAGGTGAAGCTGGTGATAACGTAGGTATCTTATTGCGTGGTATTGAGAAATCTCAAATTACTCGTGGTATGGTAATTACCAAGCCAGCTTCTGTAACTCCTCACCAGAAGTTCAAAGCTGAGGTTTATATCCTGAAGAAAGAAGAAGGTGGTCGTCACACGCCATTCCACAATAATTACCGTCCACAGTTTTATGTACGTACAACTGACGTAACAGGAACTATTACACTTAGTGATGGTGTTGAAATGGTAATGCCAGGGGACAACTTGACTATCAATGTAGAGCTTATTCAGCCTATCGCGATGACTGTAGGTCTTCGTTTCGCAATCCGTGAGGGTGGTAGAACTGTAGGTGCAGGTCAGGTTACTGAAATTCTTGACTAA
- the secE gene encoding preprotein translocase subunit SecE codes for MAGLVNYVQESYNELKNHVTWPPLSEAQRLAVVVAVFTVIFALAIWGVDTVFSRAIKFYFNLVGA; via the coding sequence ATGGCTGGTTTAGTAAATTACGTTCAGGAGTCCTATAATGAATTGAAAAATCATGTAACCTGGCCTCCTTTGTCTGAAGCACAACGACTAGCTGTTGTTGTTGCTGTATTTACGGTTATTTTTGCGCTGGCTATCTGGGGTGTTGATACTGTATTTAGCCGTGCTATCAAGTTTTATTTTAATCTCGTAGGCGCTTAA
- the nusG gene encoding transcription termination/antitermination protein NusG — protein MAITNNTDKDWYVVRAVSGQENKVKGYIDQEVARFNLEDYVEEVLVPTEKVIQIRKGKKVNKERVYFPGYIMVHANLGGEVTHMIKSINGVIGFLGETKGGDPVPLRKSEVNRMLGKVDELSVKSENVAIPFVIGETVKVIDGPFNGFNGTVEKINEEKRKLEVMVKIFGRKTPLELSYMQVEKV, from the coding sequence ATGGCTATAACAAACAATACCGATAAAGACTGGTACGTGGTACGGGCCGTAAGTGGTCAGGAAAACAAAGTAAAAGGATATATAGATCAAGAAGTCGCTCGATTTAATCTTGAAGATTATGTAGAAGAGGTCCTTGTTCCTACTGAAAAAGTTATACAGATACGTAAAGGCAAAAAAGTCAATAAAGAGCGTGTTTATTTCCCTGGTTACATCATGGTTCATGCAAATTTGGGCGGTGAGGTAACACACATGATCAAATCGATCAATGGTGTGATAGGCTTTCTGGGAGAAACTAAAGGTGGAGATCCTGTGCCCCTTAGAAAATCTGAGGTCAACCGTATGCTAGGTAAAGTGGATGAGCTTTCTGTAAAATCAGAAAATGTAGCCATTCCATTTGTCATAGGAGAGACGGTTAAGGTGATAGATGGTCCTTTTAATGGATTTAATGGTACTGTTGAAAAAATCAATGAAGAAAAGCGCAAGCTTGAGGTCATGGTTAAAATATTTGGTCGTAAGACTCCTTTGGAACTTAGCTATATGCAGGTCGAGAAGGTATAG
- the rplK gene encoding 50S ribosomal protein L11, whose translation MAKEISKVVKLQVKGGAANPSPPVGPALGAAGVNIMEFCKQFNARTQDKAGKVLPVVITVYGDKSFDFVIKTPPAAVQLLEAAKLKSGSGEPNRKKVASVSWDQIKAIAEDKMVDLNAFTVDSAMKMVAGTARSMGITVKGQAPF comes from the coding sequence ATGGCAAAAGAAATAAGTAAAGTTGTAAAGTTGCAAGTCAAGGGGGGTGCCGCTAACCCTTCCCCACCAGTTGGGCCAGCTTTAGGTGCTGCCGGTGTAAATATCATGGAGTTCTGTAAGCAGTTTAATGCGAGAACCCAAGATAAAGCAGGAAAAGTTCTTCCTGTTGTTATTACCGTTTATGGTGATAAATCTTTTGATTTTGTAATCAAAACCCCTCCTGCAGCAGTGCAGTTATTGGAAGCAGCTAAGTTAAAAAGTGGTTCAGGAGAACCTAACCGTAAGAAGGTTGCAAGTGTATCCTGGGATCAGATAAAAGCAATCGCCGAAGATAAAATGGTAGATTTAAATGCTTTTACTGTAGATAGCGCTATGAAAATGGTGGCAGGAACTGCACGATCAATGGGAATAACGGTAAAGGGACAAGCTCCTTTTTAA
- the rplA gene encoding 50S ribosomal protein L1, which produces MARITKKQKEAQAKVDSNATYTLLEGSKLIKEISKFNFDPSVDLAVRLNVDPRKANQMVRGVVTLPHGTGKDVKVLALVTPDKEAEAKEAGADYVGLDEYLEKIKNGWTDVDVIVTMPSVMGKLGPLGRVLGPRGLMPNPKTGTVTMDVAKAVSDVKSGKIDFRVEKTGIVHAAIGKASFDAEKIADNARELITTLVKLKPTAAKGIYIKSIFMSSTMSPSVEIDSKRFAEQ; this is translated from the coding sequence ATGGCAAGAATAACAAAAAAGCAAAAAGAAGCCCAGGCGAAAGTAGATTCAAATGCTACTTACACCTTGCTTGAGGGTTCTAAGCTTATAAAGGAAATTAGTAAATTTAATTTTGATCCTTCTGTTGACTTAGCTGTACGTCTTAATGTTGACCCACGTAAAGCCAATCAAATGGTGCGTGGCGTCGTGACCCTTCCACATGGTACGGGTAAAGATGTAAAAGTACTCGCTCTGGTAACTCCAGATAAAGAGGCTGAAGCAAAAGAAGCAGGGGCTGATTATGTAGGTCTGGATGAGTATCTTGAGAAAATCAAGAACGGTTGGACTGATGTTGATGTAATCGTGACCATGCCAAGTGTAATGGGTAAACTAGGACCTTTAGGTCGTGTTTTAGGTCCCCGTGGCCTAATGCCGAACCCTAAAACAGGTACGGTAACGATGGACGTGGCAAAAGCAGTAAGCGATGTTAAATCTGGTAAGATCGACTTTAGGGTTGAAAAAACCGGTATTGTACATGCTGCAATTGGTAAAGCATCTTTTGATGCCGAAAAAATTGCTGATAATGCCCGAGAATTGATAACCACATTAGTAAAATTGAAGCCTACAGCAGCAAAAGGTATCTATATCAAAAGTATCTTTATGTCTAGTACCATGAGTCCTAGTGTAGAGATAGATTCTAAGCGCTTTGCTGAGCAGTAA
- the rplJ gene encoding 50S ribosomal protein L10, giving the protein MTREEKSKVIEDLTAQLADSTNIYLADIAGLDAGTTTRLRRACFKAGIRLAVVKNTLLAKAMEASEKDFGELPSVLKGNTSIMFSETGNAPAKVIKEFRKKSEKPLLKGAFIEEAIYVGDNQLDALVDIKSREELIGDIVGLLQSPAKNVISALKSGGSTIAGLVKTLSEREE; this is encoded by the coding sequence ATGACAAGAGAAGAAAAATCAAAAGTAATAGAAGACTTAACTGCACAGTTGGCTGATAGCACAAACATCTATCTGGCAGATATCGCTGGTTTAGATGCTGGAACCACTACACGATTACGTAGAGCGTGCTTTAAAGCTGGTATACGACTGGCTGTAGTTAAAAATACATTGCTTGCAAAAGCAATGGAGGCTTCAGAAAAGGATTTTGGTGAATTGCCTTCGGTATTGAAAGGTAACACGTCAATCATGTTTTCTGAAACAGGAAATGCACCTGCTAAGGTTATAAAAGAATTCCGTAAGAAATCTGAAAAACCTTTATTAAAAGGAGCATTTATTGAAGAGGCAATCTATGTGGGTGACAACCAACTCGATGCACTTGTTGACATTAAATCTAGGGAAGAACTTATTGGGGATATCGTTGGACTTCTTCAATCTCCTGCCAAGAACGTTATTAGCGCTCTTAAATCAGGTGGTTCTACAATCGCTGGATTGGTCAAAACACTTTCTGAAAGGGAAGAATAA
- the rplL gene encoding 50S ribosomal protein L7/L12 encodes MADLKDFAEQLVNLTVKEVNELATILKDEYGIEPAAAAVAMAGPAGGGEEAAEEQTEFDVILKAAGGSKLAVVKLVKELTGSGLKDAKELVDNAPSPIKEGVAKDEAEAVKKQLEEAGAEVELK; translated from the coding sequence ATGGCAGATTTGAAAGATTTCGCAGAACAATTAGTAAACTTAACTGTAAAAGAAGTTAATGAACTAGCAACTATTTTGAAGGATGAGTATGGCATTGAGCCAGCTGCAGCAGCAGTTGCAATGGCAGGACCTGCAGGTGGTGGAGAAGAAGCTGCTGAAGAGCAGACTGAATTTGATGTTATCCTTAAAGCAGCAGGTGGATCGAAATTAGCAGTTGTAAAATTAGTTAAAGAACTTACAGGTTCAGGTCTTAAAGACGCTAAAGAATTAGTTGATAACGCACCAAGCCCAATCAAGGAAGGTGTAGCTAAGGACGAAGCAGAAGCAGTTAAAAAACAACTGGAAGAGGCTGGCGCCGAAGTTGAGCTTAAATAA